Proteins from a single region of Shinella zoogloeoides:
- a CDS encoding YitT family protein translates to MDGDKRRYGFWNPTPTRHTPLEDAQGLFASSMIAALGLALMSSAGLVASGTAGVAFILHYLTGVSFGLYYTVVNIPFYILALKRLGWAFTIKTVIAVSLTSLITEFQPHFVRIESIDPMWTAVLAGILLGFGLLGLYRHRASLGGVGVLAVYLQERFGIRAGLVQLAFDLFVLAAAFFVAAPFIVLCSVVGAVVLNLFLTINHRADRYIAM, encoded by the coding sequence ATGGACGGCGACAAGCGGCGTTACGGCTTCTGGAACCCCACACCCACCCGCCATACGCCGCTGGAAGATGCGCAGGGCCTCTTCGCCAGCAGCATGATCGCCGCGCTCGGCCTTGCCCTGATGAGCAGCGCCGGGCTGGTGGCGAGCGGCACGGCCGGCGTCGCCTTCATCCTGCATTACCTGACGGGCGTCAGCTTCGGTCTCTATTATACCGTCGTGAACATCCCCTTCTATATCCTCGCTCTCAAGCGGCTCGGCTGGGCCTTCACGATCAAGACGGTCATCGCCGTCTCGCTCACCTCGCTCATCACCGAGTTCCAGCCGCATTTCGTGCGCATCGAGAGCATCGACCCGATGTGGACGGCGGTGCTGGCGGGCATTCTGCTCGGCTTCGGCCTGCTCGGCCTCTACCGCCACCGCGCAAGCCTCGGCGGCGTCGGTGTGCTGGCGGTCTACCTGCAGGAGCGTTTCGGCATCCGCGCTGGCCTCGTGCAACTCGCCTTCGACCTCTTCGTGCTGGCGGCGGCCTTCTTCGTCGCAGCGCCCTTCATCGTGCTCTGCTCGGTGGTCGGCGCCGTGGTGCTCAACCTCTTCCTCACCATCAACCACCGCGCCGACCGCTATATCGCGATGTGA
- a CDS encoding ligase-associated DNA damage response DEXH box helicase, translating into MSIIDSAAGLSLLPKSFADWFAAKGWQPRAHQMELLARAAGGESLLLIAPTGAGKTLAGFLPALTDLAQRGKIPPGSAFTGIHTLYISPLKALAVDIERNLMKPVSEMGLPITVETRTGDTPQAKRQRQRLNPPDILLATPEQVALLIANGEAPRFFKDLKYVIFDELHSLVTSKRGHLLSLGLARLRRLAPGLRTIGLSATVAEPMDLRRWLVEQGTDTENHAGLVTAPGGAKPIITILKSEERVPWSGHSAKYAMPEVYAAIRDHRTSLLFVNTRSQAEILFQELWNINEDTLPIALHHGSLDVGQRRKVEQAMAENRLRAVVATSTLDLGIDWGDVDLVIHVGAPKGASRLAQRIGRANHRMDEPSRAILVPANRFEVMECQAALDANYLGAQDTPPVGEGALDVLAQHVLGMACAAPFDEDVLFAEVTSASPYAGLSREKFGRIVQFVATGGYALKTYERYARIRKTVDGLWRVSNPQVAQQYRLNLGTIVEMPMLNVRMVKRGAKGAVGRGGASLGKVEEYFLEMLSPGDTFLFSGKVLRFEGIRENECLVSQAFSLDPKVPAYAGGKFPLSTYLADQVRGMLDDPHRWGALPEQVRDWLALQRDVSSLPKRDELLIETFPRGSRHYMVAYPFEGRLAHQTLGMLLTRRLERAGRRPLGFVATDYSLAVWALDDLGYSFAVERPSLENLFDEDMLGDDLEAWLDESFMLKRTFRNCAVIAGLIEQRHPGKEKTGRQVTVSADLIYDVLRSHEPDHILLEATRNDAAAGLLDIQRLGDMLARIKGHITHRRLDRISPLAVPIMLEIGKEPVAGEAQDSLLAEAAEDLIVEAMGEVAI; encoded by the coding sequence GTGAGCATCATCGATTCTGCCGCCGGCCTCTCCCTCCTGCCCAAATCCTTTGCCGACTGGTTCGCGGCCAAGGGCTGGCAGCCGCGCGCGCACCAGATGGAGCTTCTGGCGCGCGCTGCGGGCGGCGAGAGCCTGCTGCTCATCGCGCCCACCGGCGCGGGCAAGACGCTGGCCGGTTTCCTGCCGGCGCTGACGGACCTTGCACAACGCGGGAAAATCCCGCCCGGCTCCGCCTTCACCGGCATCCATACGCTCTATATCTCGCCGCTGAAGGCGCTTGCCGTCGATATCGAGCGCAACCTGATGAAGCCCGTGTCCGAAATGGGCCTGCCCATCACCGTCGAGACGCGCACCGGCGATACGCCACAGGCAAAGCGCCAGCGCCAGCGCCTCAACCCGCCCGATATCCTGCTGGCGACACCGGAACAGGTCGCTCTCCTCATCGCCAACGGCGAAGCACCGCGCTTTTTCAAGGACCTGAAATACGTCATCTTCGACGAACTGCATTCGCTCGTCACCTCCAAGCGCGGTCATCTGCTGTCGCTTGGCCTTGCGCGACTGCGCCGGCTTGCGCCGGGGCTGCGCACCATCGGCCTTTCGGCCACCGTCGCCGAGCCGATGGACCTGCGCCGCTGGCTGGTGGAGCAGGGGACGGATACGGAGAACCATGCCGGCCTCGTTACCGCGCCGGGCGGGGCGAAGCCGATCATCACCATCCTGAAGAGCGAGGAGCGGGTGCCGTGGTCCGGGCATTCGGCGAAATATGCGATGCCGGAGGTCTATGCGGCGATCCGCGACCACAGGACGTCGCTGCTCTTCGTCAACACGCGCAGCCAGGCGGAAATCCTCTTCCAGGAACTCTGGAACATCAACGAGGACACGCTGCCGATCGCGCTGCATCACGGCTCGCTCGATGTCGGCCAGCGGCGCAAGGTGGAGCAGGCCATGGCGGAAAACCGTCTGCGCGCCGTCGTCGCCACGTCCACGCTCGATCTCGGCATCGACTGGGGCGATGTCGATCTCGTCATCCATGTCGGCGCGCCGAAGGGGGCTTCGCGGCTCGCTCAGCGCATCGGCCGCGCCAATCACCGTATGGATGAGCCGAGCCGCGCCATCCTCGTGCCGGCCAACCGCTTCGAGGTGATGGAATGTCAGGCGGCGCTCGACGCCAATTATCTCGGCGCACAGGATACGCCGCCGGTGGGGGAGGGCGCGCTGGACGTGCTCGCCCAGCACGTGCTCGGCATGGCCTGCGCCGCGCCCTTCGACGAGGATGTGCTCTTTGCCGAAGTCACCTCCGCCTCGCCCTATGCCGGGCTTTCGCGGGAAAAATTCGGGCGCATCGTGCAATTCGTCGCCACGGGCGGCTATGCGCTGAAGACCTATGAGCGCTACGCGCGCATCCGCAAGACCGTCGACGGCCTGTGGCGCGTCTCCAACCCGCAGGTCGCGCAGCAATATCGCCTCAACCTCGGCACCATCGTCGAGATGCCGATGCTGAATGTGCGCATGGTCAAGCGCGGCGCGAAGGGGGCGGTCGGGCGCGGCGGGGCCTCGCTCGGCAAGGTGGAGGAATATTTCCTGGAAATGCTCTCGCCCGGCGACACCTTCCTCTTTTCCGGCAAGGTGCTGCGCTTCGAGGGCATCCGCGAGAACGAGTGCCTCGTCTCCCAGGCCTTTTCGCTTGATCCGAAAGTGCCGGCTTACGCAGGCGGCAAGTTTCCGCTCTCCACCTATCTCGCCGATCAGGTGCGCGGCATGCTGGACGATCCGCACCGCTGGGGCGCATTGCCCGAGCAGGTGCGCGACTGGCTTGCCCTGCAGCGCGACGTTTCCAGCCTGCCGAAGCGCGACGAACTGCTCATAGAGACCTTCCCGCGCGGGAGCCGGCACTACATGGTCGCCTATCCCTTCGAGGGGCGGCTGGCGCACCAGACGCTCGGCATGCTGCTGACACGGCGGCTGGAGCGCGCCGGGCGGCGGCCGCTCGGCTTCGTGGCGACGGATTATTCGCTGGCCGTCTGGGCGCTGGACGACCTCGGCTACAGCTTCGCCGTCGAGCGCCCCTCGCTCGAAAACCTCTTCGACGAGGACATGCTGGGTGACGATCTGGAGGCATGGCTGGACGAGAGCTTCATGCTGAAGCGCACCTTCCGCAATTGCGCCGTGATTGCCGGCCTTATCGAACAGCGCCATCCGGGCAAGGAAAAGACCGGGCGGCAGGTCACGGTCTCGGCCGACCTCATCTACGACGTGCTGCGCAGCCACGAGCCGGACCATATCCTGCTGGAAGCGACACGCAACGATGCGGCGGCGGGGCTTTTGGATATTCAGCGATTGGGCGATATGCTGGCTCGAATCAAGGGCCATATCACCCATCGCCGGCTCGACCGCATCTCGCCGCTCGCCGTGCCGATCATGCTGGAAATCGGCAAGGAGCCGGTGGCGGGCGAGGCGCAGGATTCGCTGCTGGCGGAAGCCGCCGAGGACCTGATCGTCGAGGCGATGGGCGAGGTGGCGATTTAA
- the pdeM gene encoding ligase-associated DNA damage response endonuclease PdeM: MHRLALASMDIQDFGAVSARTVVAGVEAVCDPLGALYLPEARLLVVSDLHLEKGAAFARRGMMLPPYDTLATLKVLEAVIARHDPAIVVSLGDNFHDRIGSAHLPDIFRTKITELARGREWIWINGNHDPDGTVDLPGQSADELHHAGLVFRHEPSLLAPAGEIAGHLHPAATVIRREKAVRRPCFATDGKRLLMPAFGIMTGGLDLRHKAMAGLFDRQSLVAHMLGRDRIYSVRFANLRG, translated from the coding sequence ATGCACAGACTGGCGCTGGCATCGATGGACATTCAGGATTTCGGCGCGGTATCGGCCCGCACCGTCGTCGCCGGCGTCGAGGCCGTGTGCGATCCGCTCGGCGCGCTCTATCTGCCGGAAGCGCGCCTGCTCGTCGTCTCGGATCTGCATCTGGAGAAAGGCGCGGCCTTCGCCCGCCGCGGCATGATGCTGCCGCCCTATGACACGCTGGCGACCCTGAAGGTGCTGGAGGCCGTCATCGCCCGGCATGATCCGGCCATCGTCGTCAGCCTCGGCGACAATTTCCACGACCGTATTGGCTCGGCCCATCTGCCTGACATTTTCCGCACAAAGATTACAGAACTGGCGCGTGGGCGCGAATGGATATGGATCAACGGCAACCACGATCCCGACGGCACCGTCGACCTGCCGGGGCAGTCGGCCGACGAACTCCACCATGCGGGCCTCGTCTTCCGCCACGAACCGTCGCTCCTTGCCCCTGCCGGCGAGATCGCCGGGCACCTGCATCCCGCCGCCACCGTCATCCGCCGGGAGAAGGCGGTGCGCCGGCCGTGTTTTGCGACCGATGGCAAGCGCCTGCTGATGCCGGCCTTCGGCATCATGACCGGCGGCCTCGACCTGCGCCACAAGGCGATGGCCGGCCTCTTCGACCGGCAAAGCCTCGTCGCCCACATGCTCGGCCGCGACCGCATCTATTCGGTGCGCTTCGCCAATCTGCGGGGCTGA
- a CDS encoding winged helix-turn-helix transcriptional regulator — MKDARRSGCPINLTLEILGDRWSLIVLRDMMFGNRRHFRELLTKSEEGIASNILADRLRRLVEEGLISRADDPSHKQKALYSLTEMGIALVPVFAMMGAWGRRFLPVTETLSIRAELLEEGGAEMWAAFMEELRAIHLGAPRPSRSVFGELQAAYEATVAKRAAAIA; from the coding sequence ATGAAAGACGCCCGCCGTTCCGGCTGCCCGATCAACCTGACGCTGGAAATCCTCGGAGACCGCTGGAGCCTGATCGTGCTGCGCGACATGATGTTCGGCAACCGCCGTCATTTCCGCGAGCTGCTGACGAAATCGGAGGAGGGCATCGCCTCGAACATCCTGGCCGACCGGCTTCGCCGGCTCGTCGAGGAGGGGCTGATCAGCAGGGCGGATGATCCGAGCCACAAGCAGAAGGCACTCTACAGCCTCACGGAAATGGGCATAGCGCTGGTTCCCGTCTTCGCCATGATGGGCGCCTGGGGGCGGCGCTTCCTGCCGGTGACGGAGACGCTTTCCATCCGCGCCGAACTGCTGGAGGAGGGGGGAGCGGAGATGTGGGCGGCGTTCATGGAGGAGCTGCGCGCCATCCATCTCGGCGCGCCGCGGCCTTCCCGCTCGGTTTTCGGAGAGCTGCAGGCGGCCTACGAGGCGACCGTCGCGAAACGGGCCGCAGCAATCGCTTGA